From Gordonia crocea, the proteins below share one genomic window:
- a CDS encoding sensor histidine kinase — protein sequence MDNPISANLDHLHATLNTLARHSLRPDKARDLLESVLVVSQGLDLDEALQRIVDVAARVLDARYVALGVRAADGGLREFVYTGISPEVRATMGSLPHGRGVLGLLINEPQVLRITDLSTHPSSVGFPPNHPPMHSFLGAPILIRGEVFGSIYLTEKRTADSFSAVDEALIGVLAVAAGIAVDNARGFERARIRHTWMELIARRGAEPLAGVSLVANLNNICADVAELTEARAVYVYQTEDSAATLRANSGWPGTVDAVRLGETITESAQLRVLPDDEVPGWGDRDDGWVTIVPLVRGPWVYGAIVIHQDVKPDWEAEERSGLAGVAEVASLAIAYAERREMGRRLEVLEDRHRIARDLHDHVIQRLFAMGLTLQALTVARDGDDDADGGLSAQMQHERLTQVLNDLDGTIAQIRTSIFDLQTADPSRTPTLRRRVLAVVGQVSGHAEVTPMVRFDGPVDTVVIPELASHVDAVVREGISNALRHSGADRIEVRVVAEPRAGELIVEITDDGRGITPGVRRSGLENLRMRAQEWEGEFSVGPGLNGRGTRLVWQVPLVERKTD from the coding sequence ATGGACAACCCGATATCGGCCAACCTGGACCACCTGCACGCCACGCTCAACACCCTGGCCCGACACAGCCTCCGCCCCGACAAGGCCCGCGACCTGCTCGAGTCCGTTCTCGTGGTCAGCCAGGGGCTCGACCTCGACGAGGCGCTGCAGCGGATCGTCGACGTCGCCGCCCGCGTCCTCGACGCCCGCTACGTGGCGCTCGGCGTCCGCGCCGCCGACGGCGGCCTGCGGGAATTCGTCTACACCGGCATCAGTCCCGAGGTGCGGGCCACCATGGGCTCGCTACCGCACGGACGCGGCGTCCTCGGCCTGCTCATCAACGAGCCGCAGGTCCTGCGGATCACCGACCTGTCCACCCATCCGTCGTCGGTGGGCTTCCCGCCGAACCATCCGCCGATGCACAGCTTCCTCGGTGCGCCGATCCTCATCCGCGGCGAGGTGTTCGGCAGCATCTATCTGACCGAGAAGCGGACCGCCGACTCCTTCTCCGCCGTCGACGAGGCGCTCATCGGGGTGTTGGCGGTGGCCGCGGGCATCGCCGTGGACAACGCCCGCGGATTCGAGCGCGCGCGGATCCGGCACACCTGGATGGAGTTGATCGCCCGCCGCGGTGCCGAGCCGCTGGCCGGGGTCAGCCTGGTGGCGAACCTCAACAACATCTGCGCCGACGTGGCCGAACTGACCGAGGCGCGTGCGGTGTACGTCTACCAGACCGAGGACTCCGCGGCGACGCTGCGCGCCAACTCGGGATGGCCGGGCACCGTCGACGCGGTCCGCCTCGGCGAGACGATCACCGAGTCGGCGCAGCTGCGCGTCCTGCCCGACGACGAGGTACCCGGGTGGGGTGACCGCGACGACGGTTGGGTCACCATCGTGCCGCTGGTGCGCGGCCCCTGGGTGTACGGCGCCATCGTGATCCACCAGGACGTCAAGCCCGACTGGGAGGCCGAGGAGCGCTCCGGCCTCGCCGGCGTGGCCGAGGTCGCCTCGCTGGCCATCGCCTATGCCGAGCGGCGGGAGATGGGCCGCCGGTTGGAGGTCCTGGAGGACCGCCACCGGATCGCCCGGGACCTCCACGACCACGTCATCCAGCGGCTCTTCGCCATGGGGCTGACCCTGCAGGCGCTGACCGTGGCCCGCGACGGCGACGACGACGCCGACGGCGGGCTCTCGGCCCAGATGCAGCATGAGCGCCTCACCCAGGTCCTCAACGACCTCGACGGCACAATCGCGCAGATCCGCACGTCGATCTTCGACCTGCAGACCGCCGACCCGTCGCGCACCCCGACGCTGCGCCGTCGCGTGCTCGCCGTCGTCGGACAGGTCTCCGGGCACGCCGAGGTCACCCCGATGGTGCGGTTCGACGGGCCGGTCGACACCGTCGTCATCCCGGAACTGGCCAGCCACGTCGACGCGGTGGTCCGCGAGGGGATCAGCAACGCGCTGCGGCACTCCGGCGCCGATCGGATCGAGGTGCGCGTGGTGGCCGAGCCCCGGGCGGGCGAACTGATCGTCGAAATCACCGACGACGGTCGCGGCATCACCCCCGGGGTGCGCCGCAGCGGGTTGGAGAACCTGCGGATGCGCGCCCAGGAGTGGGAGGGCGAGTTCTCCGTCGGCCCCGGGCTCAACGGCCGCGGCACCCGGTTGGTCTGGCAGGTACCGCTCGTCGAGCGCAAAACCGACTAA
- a CDS encoding response regulator has translation MPQSSVRVFIVDDHELVRRGLRDLLGTAGDITVIGEAANVAEALVGITNDPPDVAVLDVRLPDGSGVELCREVRSRCPDTHCLMLTSYADDDALLAAVMAGASGFVLKQILGQNLVSAVRTVAAGGNLLDQRSTAALMERLRGRSTGPGDPFAKLTDREREIVDLIGEGLTNRLIAKRMHLAEKTIKNNVTRILAKLDLSSRTQVAVLATKASQRDS, from the coding sequence ATGCCCCAATCCTCGGTCCGCGTCTTCATCGTCGACGATCACGAGCTGGTCCGACGCGGTTTGCGCGACCTTCTCGGCACCGCCGGCGACATCACGGTGATCGGTGAGGCGGCCAATGTGGCCGAGGCGCTCGTCGGTATCACCAACGACCCGCCGGATGTGGCCGTCCTCGACGTCCGACTGCCCGACGGGTCCGGCGTCGAACTGTGCCGCGAGGTGCGGTCCCGGTGCCCGGATACGCACTGTCTGATGCTGACCAGCTACGCCGACGACGACGCGCTGCTGGCCGCCGTCATGGCCGGCGCGTCGGGCTTTGTGCTCAAGCAGATCCTCGGCCAGAACCTGGTTTCGGCGGTGCGCACCGTCGCCGCCGGCGGCAACCTGCTCGACCAGCGCAGCACCGCCGCCCTGATGGAACGCCTGCGGGGCCGCAGCACCGGCCCCGGTGATCCGTTCGCCAAGCTCACCGACCGCGAGCGCGAAATCGTCGACCTGATCGGCGAGGGGCTCACCAACCGCCTGATCGCCAAGCGCATGCACCTGGCGGAGAAGACGATCAAGAACAACGTGACCCGGATCCTGGCCAAGCTCGACCTGTCCAGCCGCACGCAGGTCGCGGTCCTGGCGACGAAGGCCTCCCAGCGCGACTCATGA
- a CDS encoding acyl-ACP desaturase, which yields MTAIDVNALTEKMSGSDLLTELEPAASAEVNRHMKVAVDWNPHDYVPWDEGRNFAFLGGVDWDPTQSELSETAKAAMITNLLTEDNLPSYHRVIAKNFSLDDAWGFWVGRWTAEEARHSIVMRDYLVVTRGVDPVELENTRMIHMTHGYDPLDHARAVHHLDPAFEGNTAFEMLLSVTYVSFQELATRVSHRNTGKACGDPIADRMLQRVAADENLHMMFYRNIVSAALDVVPDLAMTAIYSIVSNFAMPGATMPNFRRNAVLIAKDGIYDLPQHRSEVLKPVLRKWRIFERDDFGPVGQYYREQLAAFLNDLDEKVDKFEAARDRALQRMQAKADREKAAR from the coding sequence ATGACCGCAATAGACGTCAACGCCCTGACCGAGAAGATGAGCGGCTCGGACCTTTTGACCGAACTGGAGCCGGCCGCGTCCGCGGAAGTCAACCGGCACATGAAGGTCGCCGTCGACTGGAACCCGCACGACTACGTGCCGTGGGACGAGGGGCGCAACTTCGCCTTCCTCGGCGGCGTGGATTGGGACCCGACGCAGTCCGAGCTCTCCGAGACGGCGAAGGCCGCGATGATCACCAACTTGCTGACCGAGGACAACCTCCCGTCCTACCACCGGGTGATCGCGAAGAACTTCTCCCTCGACGACGCCTGGGGCTTCTGGGTGGGGCGGTGGACCGCAGAGGAGGCGCGCCACTCGATCGTCATGCGCGACTACCTCGTCGTCACCCGCGGCGTCGACCCGGTCGAGCTGGAAAACACCCGCATGATCCACATGACCCACGGCTACGACCCGCTCGACCACGCCCGCGCCGTGCACCACCTCGACCCCGCCTTCGAGGGGAACACCGCCTTCGAGATGCTGCTGTCGGTCACCTACGTCAGCTTCCAGGAACTGGCCACCCGGGTCAGCCACCGCAACACCGGCAAGGCCTGCGGCGACCCGATCGCCGACCGCATGCTGCAGCGCGTCGCCGCCGACGAGAACCTGCACATGATGTTCTACCGCAACATCGTCTCCGCGGCGCTCGACGTGGTGCCGGACCTGGCGATGACGGCGATCTACTCGATCGTGTCGAACTTCGCGATGCCCGGCGCCACCATGCCGAACTTCCGCCGCAACGCGGTGCTCATCGCCAAGGACGGGATCTACGACCTCCCGCAGCACCGCTCCGAGGTCCTCAAACCGGTCCTGCGGAAATGGCGGATCTTCGAGCGCGACGACTTCGGCCCGGTCGGCCAGTATTACCGCGAGCAGTTGGCGGCCTTCCTGAACGACCTCGACGAGAAGGTCGACAAGTTCGAGGCCGCGCGCGACCGCGCCCTGCAGCGGATGCAGGCCAAGGCCGACCGGGAGAAGGCGGCCCGATGA
- the cobA gene encoding uroporphyrinogen-III C-methyltransferase, translating into MAADDRPDPRHYLAGLNLAGRRVVVVGGGSVAQRRLPNLLAAGARVVVVATDPTPAVESNPRIEVIRRPYAEGDLEGAWYAMACTDDPAVNEAVVDEATRRRVFCVRADEARQGTAVTPASGRAGGLTVGVLASGDHRRSARVRDQLMAALDTAAAVEPLPAEPHAPGVALVGGGPGDADLITVRGRALLSRADVVVADRLAPAELLAALGPDVEIIDAAKVPYGRAMRQEIINDILVDRATAGKFVVRLKGGDPYVYGRGFEELQACVAAGVAVTVVPGVTSAISAPALAGIPVTHRGVTHEVVVVSGHVRPDHPDSLTDWSALARLRGTIVLMMGVERLDAFADALLAGGRDPQTPVAMIENASLPTQRLLRADLEHAAQVAADEKLAPPAIVVIGAVAGFTEGEAAALHQAKNADADQ; encoded by the coding sequence ATGGCAGCTGACGACCGACCCGACCCGCGGCACTATCTGGCCGGCTTGAACCTGGCCGGGCGACGGGTCGTCGTGGTCGGCGGCGGCTCGGTCGCCCAGCGCCGCCTGCCCAACCTGTTGGCGGCCGGCGCCCGGGTCGTCGTGGTCGCGACCGACCCGACCCCGGCGGTGGAGTCCAATCCCCGTATCGAGGTGATCCGCCGCCCCTACGCCGAGGGAGACCTCGAGGGGGCCTGGTACGCGATGGCGTGCACCGACGATCCCGCGGTCAACGAGGCGGTCGTCGACGAGGCGACGCGCCGGCGGGTTTTCTGCGTGCGCGCCGACGAGGCCCGGCAGGGGACCGCGGTGACCCCGGCCAGCGGTCGCGCCGGCGGCCTGACCGTCGGGGTGCTCGCCTCGGGCGACCACCGGCGCTCGGCGCGGGTGCGCGACCAGCTCATGGCCGCCCTGGACACCGCCGCGGCCGTCGAACCGCTGCCCGCCGAACCACATGCGCCGGGCGTGGCGCTGGTCGGCGGCGGACCCGGCGACGCCGACCTCATCACCGTCCGCGGCCGGGCGCTGTTGTCCCGCGCCGACGTGGTCGTCGCCGATCGGCTCGCGCCGGCCGAACTGCTTGCCGCCCTCGGGCCCGACGTGGAGATCATCGACGCCGCCAAGGTGCCCTACGGCCGCGCGATGCGCCAGGAGATCATCAACGACATCCTCGTCGACCGGGCCACGGCCGGAAAGTTCGTCGTCCGCCTCAAGGGCGGGGACCCGTACGTCTACGGCCGCGGCTTCGAGGAGTTGCAGGCCTGCGTCGCCGCGGGTGTGGCGGTCACCGTCGTCCCCGGGGTGACCAGCGCGATCAGCGCGCCGGCGCTGGCCGGGATCCCGGTGACCCATCGCGGCGTCACCCATGAGGTGGTCGTGGTGTCGGGGCACGTCCGCCCCGACCACCCGGATTCGCTGACCGACTGGTCGGCGCTGGCCCGGCTGCGCGGCACGATCGTGCTGATGATGGGCGTGGAACGCCTCGACGCGTTCGCCGATGCGCTCCTGGCCGGTGGTCGGGACCCGCAGACCCCGGTGGCGATGATCGAGAACGCCTCGCTGCCCACCCAGCGCCTGCTGCGCGCCGATCTGGAACACGCCGCGCAGGTCGCCGCCGACGAGAAGCTGGCACCGCCGGCCATCGTGGTGATCGGTGCGGTCGCCGGATTCACCGAGGGGGAGGCGGCCGCCCTACATCAGGCGAAGAACGCCGATGCCGATCAGTAG
- the yaaA gene encoding peroxide stress protein YaaA has translation MLVILPPSETKADGGDGAPLNLASLSFPSATPTRQHLVDAVVALSADLDASRTALGLGKTAIAEVDRNAELWQAPTRPAVERYAGVLYDALDYAGMTKPTQSKARERLLIGSALFGVLGAGDPIPAYRLSAGSKLPGEPTLSATWKPVLREVFAGVDDFIVDLRSGAYQNLGKVDGAVTVTVMTEKPDGSRSVVSHFNKHYKGLVARDLVRTRRTVSDVNGVAAVLADAGQRVELAGPTTIVVFTD, from the coding sequence GTGCTCGTGATCCTGCCCCCTTCGGAAACCAAAGCGGACGGCGGCGACGGCGCCCCGCTGAACCTGGCGTCGCTGTCGTTCCCGTCGGCGACGCCGACGCGCCAGCACCTCGTCGACGCGGTGGTCGCCCTGTCGGCCGACTTGGACGCCAGCCGCACCGCACTGGGTTTGGGCAAGACGGCCATTGCCGAGGTCGACCGCAACGCCGAACTCTGGCAGGCGCCGACTCGGCCGGCGGTCGAGCGGTACGCCGGCGTCCTCTACGACGCCCTGGACTATGCCGGGATGACCAAGCCCACGCAGTCGAAGGCGCGCGAGCGCCTGTTGATCGGTTCGGCACTGTTCGGCGTGCTGGGCGCCGGCGACCCGATCCCCGCGTACCGCCTCTCGGCGGGATCGAAGCTGCCCGGGGAGCCGACCCTGTCGGCCACGTGGAAACCGGTGTTGCGCGAGGTGTTCGCCGGCGTCGACGACTTCATCGTCGACCTGCGCTCCGGCGCGTACCAGAATCTGGGCAAAGTCGACGGCGCGGTGACCGTCACCGTGATGACCGAGAAACCCGACGGATCGCGCTCGGTGGTCAGCCACTTCAACAAGCACTACAAGGGTCTCGTCGCCCGCGACCTGGTGCGGACCCGGCGGACCGTGTCCGACGTCAACGGTGTCGCGGCGGTGCTTGCCGACGCCGGTCAGCGGGTGGAATTGGCCGGCCCGACGACCATCGTCGTATTCACCGACTGA
- a CDS encoding proline--tRNA ligase: protein MITRMSSLFLRTLRDDPADAEVPSHKLLVRAGYVRRAAPGVYSWLPLGLRVLRAVENVVREEMNAIGAQEILLPALLPREPYEATGRWTEYGSALFRLQDRKGADMLLGPTHEELFTQLVKGEYSSYKDLPVTLYQIQTKYRDEERPRAGILRGREFVMKDSYSFDLTDEGLAKSYRAHRDAYQAIMARLGVEYVIVAATSGAMGGSASEEFLAISEVGEDTFVRSSDGSYAANVEAVVTPPGQPRDTDGLPAAIAYDTGETPTIATLVDWANGALDRTVTAADTLKNVLVKIRRPGEDWVITGIGVPGDREVDFKRLEAAVEPAEVELLGDDDFAANPALVRGYIGPAGVKAAGGTYLVDPRVVTGTAWITGADEAGKHVVDLVAGRDFTPDGTIEAAEVRDGDLAPDGTGTLVSAKGIEIGHIFQLGRKYTDAFEVDVLGENGKPVRLTMGSYGIGVSRLVAVIAEQMHDEKGLRWPREVAPFDVHVVIANKDEGAVAGAQALVEQLDAAGVEVLFDDRKASPGVKFKDAELLGVPTVVVVGRGFADGTIEVRDRLSGATDEVAVGEAVDAVLALARGEG from the coding sequence GTGATCACCCGCATGTCTTCGCTGTTCCTGCGCACCCTCCGCGACGACCCGGCCGACGCCGAGGTCCCGTCGCACAAACTGCTCGTCCGGGCCGGGTATGTCCGCCGGGCCGCGCCGGGGGTCTATTCCTGGCTGCCGTTGGGCCTGCGGGTGCTGCGCGCGGTGGAGAACGTGGTCCGCGAGGAGATGAATGCGATCGGCGCGCAGGAGATCCTGCTGCCGGCGCTGCTGCCGCGCGAGCCCTACGAGGCCACCGGCCGCTGGACCGAATACGGTTCGGCGCTGTTCCGCCTGCAGGACCGCAAGGGTGCGGACATGCTGCTCGGGCCCACCCACGAGGAACTGTTCACCCAACTGGTCAAGGGGGAGTACTCCTCCTACAAGGACCTGCCGGTGACGCTGTACCAAATCCAGACGAAGTACCGCGACGAGGAGCGGCCCCGCGCCGGCATCCTGCGCGGGCGCGAGTTCGTGATGAAGGACTCGTACTCCTTCGACCTCACCGACGAGGGCTTGGCGAAGTCCTACCGGGCCCACCGCGACGCCTACCAGGCGATCATGGCGCGGTTGGGCGTCGAGTACGTCATCGTCGCCGCCACCTCCGGCGCGATGGGCGGCAGCGCGTCGGAGGAGTTCCTGGCGATCAGCGAGGTCGGCGAGGACACCTTCGTGCGCAGCTCCGACGGCAGCTATGCCGCCAACGTCGAAGCCGTGGTGACCCCGCCCGGCCAGCCCCGCGACACCGACGGGCTGCCCGCGGCCATCGCCTACGACACCGGGGAGACGCCGACCATCGCGACGCTGGTCGACTGGGCCAACGGGGCGCTGGACCGGACCGTGACCGCCGCCGACACGCTCAAGAACGTGTTGGTCAAGATCCGCCGGCCGGGGGAGGACTGGGTCATCACCGGGATCGGCGTGCCCGGTGACCGCGAGGTCGACTTCAAGCGGTTGGAGGCCGCCGTCGAGCCGGCCGAGGTCGAACTGCTCGGCGACGACGACTTCGCCGCCAACCCGGCGCTGGTCCGCGGCTACATCGGCCCCGCCGGGGTGAAGGCCGCCGGCGGCACCTACCTGGTGGATCCCCGCGTGGTCACCGGTACCGCGTGGATCACCGGTGCCGACGAGGCCGGCAAGCACGTCGTCGACCTGGTCGCCGGCCGTGACTTCACCCCCGACGGCACCATCGAGGCCGCAGAGGTCCGCGACGGCGACCTGGCGCCGGACGGTACCGGCACGCTGGTCTCCGCGAAGGGCATCGAGATCGGCCACATCTTCCAACTGGGCCGCAAGTACACCGACGCCTTCGAGGTCGACGTCCTCGGCGAGAACGGCAAGCCGGTGCGCCTCACGATGGGCTCCTACGGAATCGGCGTGTCGCGGCTGGTTGCGGTGATCGCCGAACAGATGCACGACGAGAAGGGACTGCGCTGGCCGCGCGAGGTCGCGCCGTTCGACGTGCACGTGGTCATCGCGAACAAGGACGAGGGGGCGGTCGCCGGGGCGCAGGCGCTGGTCGAGCAGCTCGACGCCGCCGGCGTGGAGGTGCTGTTCGACGACCGGAAGGCCTCGCCGGGGGTCAAGTTCAAGGATGCCGAGCTGCTCGGCGTGCCGACCGTCGTCGTCGTGGGCCGCGGATTCGCCGACGGCACCATCGAAGTGCGCGACCGGTTGAGCGGGGCGACCGACGAGGTCGCCGTCGGCGAGGCGGTAGACGCGGTTCTCGCGCTCGCGCGGGGCGAAGGCTAG
- a CDS encoding ferritin-like domain-containing protein, whose product MTVADALTAVIRAEDAAIFTYGVMTAFTRNDVRSRLAVDIAAHRVRRRAAADALVKLGGHVPAAAAGYQLPVPVTDVRSAGRAAVAAENDTAVAYRALVEQADTDALRRLGVDGLTESSVRAVYWRGVAGITPTAVALPGDPRPS is encoded by the coding sequence ATGACCGTCGCCGATGCGCTCACCGCCGTCATCCGGGCCGAGGATGCCGCGATCTTCACCTACGGGGTGATGACGGCCTTCACCCGCAACGACGTCCGCAGCCGACTCGCCGTCGACATCGCCGCGCACCGCGTGCGCCGCCGGGCCGCCGCCGACGCCCTGGTGAAGTTGGGCGGCCACGTGCCCGCCGCGGCCGCGGGGTATCAGCTGCCCGTGCCGGTGACCGATGTGCGGTCGGCCGGTCGGGCCGCGGTCGCCGCCGAGAACGACACCGCGGTGGCCTACCGGGCGCTGGTGGAACAGGCCGACACCGACGCGCTGCGCCGCCTCGGAGTGGACGGGTTGACCGAATCCTCGGTGCGCGCCGTGTACTGGCGGGGGGTCGCCGGGATCACGCCGACCGCGGTGGCACTGCCCGGCGACCCGCGCCCGAGCTAG
- the rimP gene encoding ribosome maturation factor RimP, with amino-acid sequence MPDHKSVAALVEPVVVGAGFDVDDVAVADIAGGGSAITVVVDGEDGVGLDALTDLTRALTASFDTQPWAQDYTLDVMSRGVDSPLTLERHWRRNLGRKAELTLAAQGGDASGDTDANEEKLTGRIGTLVGDTVSIVVNHKGRLAVREVALSDVVSAVVTVEFGEPSPAELKLCRGEG; translated from the coding sequence GTGCCGGACCACAAGAGTGTTGCCGCGCTGGTCGAACCCGTCGTCGTCGGCGCGGGTTTCGACGTCGATGACGTGGCGGTGGCCGACATCGCCGGCGGGGGCAGTGCCATCACCGTCGTCGTCGACGGCGAGGACGGGGTGGGCCTGGATGCGCTCACCGATCTCACCCGGGCGCTGACCGCGTCCTTCGACACCCAGCCGTGGGCGCAGGACTACACCCTCGACGTGATGTCGCGCGGGGTGGACAGCCCGCTCACCCTCGAGCGCCACTGGCGGCGCAACCTCGGCCGCAAGGCCGAGCTGACCCTGGCCGCCCAGGGTGGCGACGCCTCGGGGGACACGGACGCAAACGAGGAGAAGTTGACCGGGCGAATCGGTACTCTCGTCGGCGACACGGTGTCCATCGTCGTCAACCACAAGGGCCGACTCGCCGTGCGCGAGGTGGCGCTGTCAGACGTGGTCTCGGCGGTGGTCACCGTCGAGTTCGGCGAGCCGAGCCCGGCCGAGTTGAAGCTGTGCCGCGGCGAGGGGTGA
- the nusA gene encoding transcription termination factor NusA → MNIDISALRMIEADKGISIDTVITAIETALLTAYRHTDGFVPHARIDVNRKTGEVRVMAQELDEAGVVVHEWDDTPEGFGRIAATTARQVILQRLRDAENEKNFGELVAHEGEIVGGVVQRDVRANARDLVVVAIGNEANGTEGVIPAAEQVPGEVYEHGDRIKCYVVGVTRGARGPQITLSRTHPNLVRKLFELEVPEVANKAVEIVAVAREAGHRSKIAVHTGVPDLNAKGACIGPMGQRVRNVMSELAGEKIDIIDYSTDPAVFVANALSPAKVISVTVVDEANKAARVIVPDYQLSLAIGKEGQNARLAARLTGWRIDIRSDADPEPSSEALGAAV, encoded by the coding sequence ATGAACATCGATATCTCAGCCCTGCGGATGATCGAGGCCGACAAGGGCATCTCGATCGACACCGTCATCACCGCCATCGAGACGGCGCTGCTCACCGCCTACCGGCATACCGACGGGTTCGTCCCGCACGCCCGGATCGACGTCAACCGCAAGACCGGCGAGGTCCGGGTGATGGCCCAGGAACTCGACGAGGCCGGGGTGGTCGTCCATGAGTGGGACGACACCCCCGAGGGCTTCGGCCGGATCGCCGCGACGACCGCGCGGCAGGTCATCCTGCAGCGCTTGCGCGACGCGGAGAACGAGAAGAACTTCGGCGAGCTCGTCGCCCACGAAGGCGAGATCGTCGGCGGCGTCGTGCAGCGCGACGTGCGGGCCAATGCGCGCGACCTCGTCGTGGTCGCGATCGGCAACGAGGCCAACGGCACCGAGGGTGTCATCCCGGCCGCCGAACAGGTCCCCGGTGAGGTCTACGAACACGGCGACCGCATCAAGTGCTACGTCGTCGGCGTCACCCGCGGCGCCCGGGGACCGCAGATCACGCTGTCGCGCACCCACCCGAACCTGGTCCGCAAGCTCTTCGAACTCGAAGTGCCGGAGGTCGCCAACAAGGCGGTGGAGATCGTCGCGGTCGCCCGCGAGGCCGGTCACCGCAGCAAGATCGCCGTGCACACCGGCGTCCCCGACCTCAACGCCAAGGGGGCGTGCATCGGGCCGATGGGCCAGCGCGTGCGGAACGTGATGAGTGAGCTGGCGGGGGAGAAGATCGACATCATCGACTACTCCACCGATCCGGCGGTCTTCGTCGCCAACGCCCTGTCGCCGGCCAAGGTCATCTCGGTGACCGTCGTCGACGAGGCGAACAAGGCGGCCCGGGTGATCGTGCCGGACTACCAACTGTCGTTGGCGATCGGCAAAGAGGGACAGAACGCGCGGTTGGCCGCACGGCTCACCGGGTGGCGGATCGACATCCGATCCGACGCCGATCCGGAGCCCTCGTCGGAGGCCTTGGGCGCGGCGGTATGA
- a CDS encoding YlxR family protein, translating to MCVGCRGRADRAELVRVIARCGPDGPVVVIDHRKNQPGRGAWLHPTAECASAAVRRKALAPALRVDGLTVDLTDLVGSLDSATGTGQPEEQVAPDMSTP from the coding sequence ATGTGCGTCGGTTGCCGCGGTCGAGCAGATCGGGCAGAACTGGTCCGAGTGATCGCCCGATGCGGTCCCGACGGGCCGGTGGTCGTCATCGACCACCGCAAGAACCAGCCCGGCCGCGGCGCCTGGCTGCACCCCACCGCCGAATGTGCTTCGGCGGCGGTGCGGCGCAAGGCGTTGGCACCGGCGCTTCGGGTCGACGGATTGACTGTCGACCTAACCGACCTGGTCGGGTCGCTGGATTCAGCGACCGGTACCGGTCAACCGGAAGAACAGGTAGCACCAGACATGAGCACACCGTGA